One window of the Corvus moneduloides isolate bCorMon1 chromosome 10, bCorMon1.pri, whole genome shotgun sequence genome contains the following:
- the TBL1XR1 gene encoding F-box-like/WD repeat-containing protein TBL1XR1 isoform X3, with protein MSISSDEVNFLVYRYLQESGFSHSAFTFGIESHISQSNINGALVPPAALISIIQKGLQYVEAEVSINEDGTLFDGRPIESLSLIDAVMPDVVQTRQQAYRDKLAQQQAAAAAAAAATNQQGSAKNGENTANGEENGAHTIANNHTDMMEVDGDVEIPPNKAVVLRGHESEVFICAWNPVSDLLASGSGDSTARIWNLSENSTSGSTQLVLRHCIREGGQDVPSNKDVTSLDWNSEGTLLATGSYDGFARIWTKDGNLASTLGQHKGPIFALKWNKKGNFILSAGVDKTTIIWDAHTGEAKQQFPFHSAPALDVDWQSNNTFASCSTDMCIHVCKLGQDRPIKTFQGHTNEVNAIKWDPTGNLLASCSDDMTLKIWSMKQDSCVHDLQAHNKEIYTIKWSPTGPGTNNPNANLMLASASFDSTVRLWDVDRGICIHTLTKHQEPVYSVAFSPDGRYLASGSFDKCVHIWNTQTGALVHSYRGTGGIFEVCWNAAGDKVGASASDGSVCVLDLRK; from the exons GGTTTTCCCATTCAGCATTTACCTTTGGTATAGAGAGCCATATCAGCCAGTCTAATATAAATGGTGCTCTGGTGCCACCAGCTGCTTTGATTTCCATCATCCAGAAAGGTCTGCAGTATGTAGAGGCAGAAGTCAGTATTAATGAG GACGGTACCTTGTTTGATGGTAGGCCGATAGAGTCTCTCTCACTGATAGATGCAGTGATGCCTGATGTGGTACAGACAAGGCAGCAGGCCTACAGAGACAAACTTGCACAACAGCAGgcggcagctgctgcagctgcagccgcCACCAACCAACAGGGATCAGCGAAAAATGGAGAGAATACTGCAAATGGAGAGGAGAATGGAGCACACACTATAGCAA ATAATCACACGGATATGATGGAAGTAGATGGAGATGTCGAAATCCCTCCCAACAAGGCAGTGGTGCTGCGTGGCCACGAATCTGAAGTGTTCATCTGTGCCTGGAATCCCGTTAGTGACCTTTTGGCCTCAGG ATCTGGCGATTCGACAGCGCGGATATGGAACCTCAGTGAGAACAGCACGAGCGGCTCCACGCAGCTGGTGCTGCGGCACTGCATCCGGGAAGGGGGGCAGGATGTACCCAGCAACAAGGACGTGACATCGCTGGATTGGAAC AGTGAAGGTACACTTCTAGCAACTGGGTCTTATGATGGCTTTGCAAGGATATGGACTAAAGATG GTAATCTTGCCAGCACCTTAGGGCAACATAAAGGTCCTATATTTGCGTTAAAATGGAACAAGAAAGGAAACTTCATTTTAAGTGCAGGAGTGGACAAG ACCACAATTATTTGGGATGCCCACACTGGCGAAGCCAAGCAGcagtttccttttcattctg cacCAGCATTAGATGTTGATTGGCAGAGTAACAACACATTTGCCTCTTGCAGTACAGACATGTGTATTCACGTTTGTAAACTAGGACAAGATAGGCCCATCAAAACCTTCCAGGGTCACACG AATGAAGTAAATGCAATCAAATGGGATCCAACTGGCAATCTGCTGGCATCCTGCTCTGATGACATGACTCTAAAG ATCTGGAGTATGAAACAAGACAGTTGTGTCCATGATTTACAAGCACACAACAAAGAAATTTATACTATCAAATGGAGTCCTACAGGACCAGGAACAAATAATCCAAATGCCAATCTTATGTTAGCAAG TGCATCCTTTGATTCTACTGTTAGGTTATGGGATGTAGACAGAGGAATTTGTATTCATACTCTGACAAAACATCAAGAACCTGTGTACAGTGTAGCTTTCAGTCCTGATGGCAGGTACCTGGCCAGTGGCTCCTTTGATAAATGTGTACACATCTGGAATACACAG ACAGGTGCCCTAGTTCACAGTTATCGGGGAacaggagggatttttgaggTTTGCTGGAATGCAGCAGGAGACAAAGTTGGAGCAAGTGCTTCAGATGGTTCA GTTTGTGTATTAGACCTCCGGAAATAG
- the TBL1XR1 gene encoding F-box-like/WD repeat-containing protein TBL1XR1 isoform X2, with amino-acid sequence MSISSDEVNFLVYRYLQESGFSHSAFTFGIESHISQSNINGALVPPAALISIIQKGLQYVEAEVSINEDGTLFDGRPIESLSLIDAVMPDVVQTRQQAYRDKLAQQQAAAAAAAAATNQQGSAKNGENTANGEENGAHTIAISHNADNHTDMMEVDGDVEIPPNKAVVLRGHESEVFICAWNPVSDLLASGSGDSTARIWNLSENSTSGSTQLVLRHCIREGGQDVPSNKDVTSLDWNSEGTLLATGSYDGFARIWTKDGNLASTLGQHKGPIFALKWNKKGNFILSAGVDKTTIIWDAHTGEAKQQFPFHSAPALDVDWQSNNTFASCSTDMCIHVCKLGQDRPIKTFQGHTNEVNAIKWDPTGNLLASCSDDMTLKIWSMKQDSCVHDLQAHNKEIYTIKWSPTGPGTNNPNANLMLASASFDSTVRLWDVDRGICIHTLTKHQEPVYSVAFSPDGRYLASGSFDKCVHIWNTQTGALVHSYRGTGGIFEVCWNAAGDKVGASASDGSVCVLDLRK; translated from the exons GGTTTTCCCATTCAGCATTTACCTTTGGTATAGAGAGCCATATCAGCCAGTCTAATATAAATGGTGCTCTGGTGCCACCAGCTGCTTTGATTTCCATCATCCAGAAAGGTCTGCAGTATGTAGAGGCAGAAGTCAGTATTAATGAG GACGGTACCTTGTTTGATGGTAGGCCGATAGAGTCTCTCTCACTGATAGATGCAGTGATGCCTGATGTGGTACAGACAAGGCAGCAGGCCTACAGAGACAAACTTGCACAACAGCAGgcggcagctgctgcagctgcagccgcCACCAACCAACAGGGATCAGCGAAAAATGGAGAGAATACTGCAAATGGAGAGGAGAATGGAGCACACACTATAGCAA TTTCCCATAATGCAGATAATCACACGGATATGATGGAAGTAGATGGAGATGTCGAAATCCCTCCCAACAAGGCAGTGGTGCTGCGTGGCCACGAATCTGAAGTGTTCATCTGTGCCTGGAATCCCGTTAGTGACCTTTTGGCCTCAGG ATCTGGCGATTCGACAGCGCGGATATGGAACCTCAGTGAGAACAGCACGAGCGGCTCCACGCAGCTGGTGCTGCGGCACTGCATCCGGGAAGGGGGGCAGGATGTACCCAGCAACAAGGACGTGACATCGCTGGATTGGAAC AGTGAAGGTACACTTCTAGCAACTGGGTCTTATGATGGCTTTGCAAGGATATGGACTAAAGATG GTAATCTTGCCAGCACCTTAGGGCAACATAAAGGTCCTATATTTGCGTTAAAATGGAACAAGAAAGGAAACTTCATTTTAAGTGCAGGAGTGGACAAG ACCACAATTATTTGGGATGCCCACACTGGCGAAGCCAAGCAGcagtttccttttcattctg cacCAGCATTAGATGTTGATTGGCAGAGTAACAACACATTTGCCTCTTGCAGTACAGACATGTGTATTCACGTTTGTAAACTAGGACAAGATAGGCCCATCAAAACCTTCCAGGGTCACACG AATGAAGTAAATGCAATCAAATGGGATCCAACTGGCAATCTGCTGGCATCCTGCTCTGATGACATGACTCTAAAG ATCTGGAGTATGAAACAAGACAGTTGTGTCCATGATTTACAAGCACACAACAAAGAAATTTATACTATCAAATGGAGTCCTACAGGACCAGGAACAAATAATCCAAATGCCAATCTTATGTTAGCAAG TGCATCCTTTGATTCTACTGTTAGGTTATGGGATGTAGACAGAGGAATTTGTATTCATACTCTGACAAAACATCAAGAACCTGTGTACAGTGTAGCTTTCAGTCCTGATGGCAGGTACCTGGCCAGTGGCTCCTTTGATAAATGTGTACACATCTGGAATACACAG ACAGGTGCCCTAGTTCACAGTTATCGGGGAacaggagggatttttgaggTTTGCTGGAATGCAGCAGGAGACAAAGTTGGAGCAAGTGCTTCAGATGGTTCA GTTTGTGTATTAGACCTCCGGAAATAG
- the TBL1XR1 gene encoding F-box-like/WD repeat-containing protein TBL1XR1 isoform X1: MSISSDEVNFLVYRYLQESGFSHSAFTFGIESHISQSNINGALVPPAALISIIQKGLQYVEAEVSINEDGTLFDGRPIESLSLIDAVMPDVVQTRQQAYRDKLAQQQAAAAAAAAATNQQGSAKNGENTANGEENGAHTIAIVSHNADNHTDMMEVDGDVEIPPNKAVVLRGHESEVFICAWNPVSDLLASGSGDSTARIWNLSENSTSGSTQLVLRHCIREGGQDVPSNKDVTSLDWNSEGTLLATGSYDGFARIWTKDGNLASTLGQHKGPIFALKWNKKGNFILSAGVDKTTIIWDAHTGEAKQQFPFHSAPALDVDWQSNNTFASCSTDMCIHVCKLGQDRPIKTFQGHTNEVNAIKWDPTGNLLASCSDDMTLKIWSMKQDSCVHDLQAHNKEIYTIKWSPTGPGTNNPNANLMLASASFDSTVRLWDVDRGICIHTLTKHQEPVYSVAFSPDGRYLASGSFDKCVHIWNTQTGALVHSYRGTGGIFEVCWNAAGDKVGASASDGSVCVLDLRK, translated from the exons GGTTTTCCCATTCAGCATTTACCTTTGGTATAGAGAGCCATATCAGCCAGTCTAATATAAATGGTGCTCTGGTGCCACCAGCTGCTTTGATTTCCATCATCCAGAAAGGTCTGCAGTATGTAGAGGCAGAAGTCAGTATTAATGAG GACGGTACCTTGTTTGATGGTAGGCCGATAGAGTCTCTCTCACTGATAGATGCAGTGATGCCTGATGTGGTACAGACAAGGCAGCAGGCCTACAGAGACAAACTTGCACAACAGCAGgcggcagctgctgcagctgcagccgcCACCAACCAACAGGGATCAGCGAAAAATGGAGAGAATACTGCAAATGGAGAGGAGAATGGAGCACACACTATAGCAA TTGTTTCCCATAATGCAGATAATCACACGGATATGATGGAAGTAGATGGAGATGTCGAAATCCCTCCCAACAAGGCAGTGGTGCTGCGTGGCCACGAATCTGAAGTGTTCATCTGTGCCTGGAATCCCGTTAGTGACCTTTTGGCCTCAGG ATCTGGCGATTCGACAGCGCGGATATGGAACCTCAGTGAGAACAGCACGAGCGGCTCCACGCAGCTGGTGCTGCGGCACTGCATCCGGGAAGGGGGGCAGGATGTACCCAGCAACAAGGACGTGACATCGCTGGATTGGAAC AGTGAAGGTACACTTCTAGCAACTGGGTCTTATGATGGCTTTGCAAGGATATGGACTAAAGATG GTAATCTTGCCAGCACCTTAGGGCAACATAAAGGTCCTATATTTGCGTTAAAATGGAACAAGAAAGGAAACTTCATTTTAAGTGCAGGAGTGGACAAG ACCACAATTATTTGGGATGCCCACACTGGCGAAGCCAAGCAGcagtttccttttcattctg cacCAGCATTAGATGTTGATTGGCAGAGTAACAACACATTTGCCTCTTGCAGTACAGACATGTGTATTCACGTTTGTAAACTAGGACAAGATAGGCCCATCAAAACCTTCCAGGGTCACACG AATGAAGTAAATGCAATCAAATGGGATCCAACTGGCAATCTGCTGGCATCCTGCTCTGATGACATGACTCTAAAG ATCTGGAGTATGAAACAAGACAGTTGTGTCCATGATTTACAAGCACACAACAAAGAAATTTATACTATCAAATGGAGTCCTACAGGACCAGGAACAAATAATCCAAATGCCAATCTTATGTTAGCAAG TGCATCCTTTGATTCTACTGTTAGGTTATGGGATGTAGACAGAGGAATTTGTATTCATACTCTGACAAAACATCAAGAACCTGTGTACAGTGTAGCTTTCAGTCCTGATGGCAGGTACCTGGCCAGTGGCTCCTTTGATAAATGTGTACACATCTGGAATACACAG ACAGGTGCCCTAGTTCACAGTTATCGGGGAacaggagggatttttgaggTTTGCTGGAATGCAGCAGGAGACAAAGTTGGAGCAAGTGCTTCAGATGGTTCA GTTTGTGTATTAGACCTCCGGAAATAG